One Trichomycterus rosablanca isolate fTriRos1 chromosome 10, fTriRos1.hap1, whole genome shotgun sequence DNA window includes the following coding sequences:
- the LOC134321634 gene encoding G2/M phase-specific E3 ubiquitin-protein ligase-like: MGSISELSSDDEEFNQAIVASLESHAASEHRNTKSAQEVLLSLASQIDSNQRCRFNINRSSVLDGALRGFKRLSYNPMYQMCIKFSDDSGMDEEAVDLGGPRREFLRLLMEALILSPMFEGRNGKLNLALDSSVGDNSFVKPVLEDIADTDLYQKVKQLSECISFDDLIYATEPLQDYLANAGCLRPLKCIEDRDLLVEDILMFQVVHRVCGAFERFREGLKTLGVLDAIRMYPDSFRPLICHEPSPLTADLVDQFFHIRLSAVGSNKRRAEECVVAFWRDYLQDVEGKYCCLI; encoded by the exons gGCATCTGAACACCGAAACACTAAATCAGCACAGGAGGTGCTCCTGAGTCTTGCATCTCAAATTGATAGTAACCAAAGGTGTAGGTTCAACATTAATAGATCTTCAGTACTGGATGGTGCCCTACGGGGCTTCAAACGACTGTCCTATAATCCTATGTATCAGATGTGCATCAAGTTTTCAGATGACTCGGGAATGGATGAAGAGGCTGTGGACCTTGGTGGCCCTAGAAGAGAGTTTTTACGCTTGCTTATGGAAGCCCTAATACTGTCACCGATGTTTGAAGGAAGAAATGGCAAGTTGAACCTGGCTTTGGACAGTTCAG TTGGTGACAATTCCTTTGTAAAACCTGTCTTGGAGGACATTGCTGATACAGACCTCTATCAGAAGGTTAAACAG TTGTCTGAATGTATCTCATTTGATGACCTGATATACGCCACAGAACCACTGCAGGACTACCTGGCAAATGCTGGATGTCTTAGGCCACTAAAATGCATTGAAGACAGAGATCTACTAGTTGAAGATATTCTCATGTTTCAGGTGGTGCACAGAGTCTGTGGGGCTTTTGAAAg ATTTAGAGAGGGACTGAAGACACTTGGTGTTTTGGATGCAATCAGAATGTATCCAGACAGCTTTAGACCCTTAATCTGTCATGAACCATCCCCACTTACTGCTGACTTAGTGGATCAGTTTTTCCACATCCGGTTGTCTGCAGTGGGCAGCAACAAGAGAAGGGCAGAGGAATGTGTTGTTGCATTTTGGAGGGATTACCTCCAGGATGTTGAAGGTAAatattgctgcttaatataG